The Arachis ipaensis cultivar K30076 chromosome B07, Araip1.1, whole genome shotgun sequence genome includes a window with the following:
- the LOC107608965 gene encoding nuclear pore complex protein NUP133 → MFSSAPKKKNTNATPLRDHGGGAAAAAANLFHSPATPQSRQRSSFIFNENAVPNRPSTGTPAPWAPRLSVLARVPQVDRSGKGDDTDPIKPVFVAEFPQLVRDEQATLLHKRVSVEGLGSGGIDKDTSLAWITCGNRVFIWSYLSPASGMRCVVLEIPSKVLEDSDTGKSDAGSWLLCVVNCDDTSKGMNKVPKHCSSAAVIMCNWKTRAVIYWPDIYSESHKPVISVASSDELETVLTPDRRSSFGKQRRQSKVGGSLNGLHTFNSLIASVVPGCKFVCVALACSSNGELWQFHCGPDGIRRRKVYENVTRSPQHGGESGQNVSNKWYPRSLTWRFPHHSPKESNRQFFLLTDHEIQCFKVELSSDMHVSKLWSQEIVGTDAEVGIKKDLAGQKKIWPLDVQVDDHGKVITILVVTLCNDRISSSSYMQYSILTLQYKSGLDSETTNDRILEKKSPMEVIIPKARYEDEDFLFSMRLRVGGKPSGSTVVISGDGTATVSHYHRNLTRLYKFDLPYDAGKVLDASVLPSADDYEEGAWVVLTEKAGIWAIPEKAVILGGVEPPERSLSRKGSSNERSAQEEIRNLTVAGNFAPRRASSEAWGTGDRQRAVLSGVARRTAQDEESEALLNLLFNDFLSSGQVDRALEKLETSGSFQRDGETNVFVRTSKSIIDTLAKHWTTTRGAEILAMAVVSTQLLEKQQKHQKFLQFLALSKCHEELCSRQRHALQIILEHGEKLSAMIQLRELQNMISQNRSASVNSLGSSSDIQMSGALWDLIQLVGERARRNTVLLMDRDNAEVFYSKVSDLEDFFYCLDAEIEYVIRPEHPFEIQFQRACELSNACVTIITTCLNYKNENHLWYPPPEGLTPWYCQPVVRKGIWSGASVLLRLLSEISGLDKSSKLDLYSHLEALAEVLLEAYSGAVTAKIECGEEHKGLLNEYWERRDALLESLYQQVKEFEATYKDSIEGSEGMTGDAILKIMSHLLSIAKRHGCYKVMWTICCDVNDSELLRNIMHESLGPDGGFSYYVFKKLHESRQFSELLRLGEEFPEELSVFLKEHSDLLWLHDLFLHQYSSASETLHELALAQNVQSTSVAEEGEQEYLKLNLKLSDRKNLLYLSKIAAFAAGRDAGTQVKVDRIEADLKILKLQEQVMEGFRSIKDNQLVEHQLHHPEDLIKLCLEGEGREFSLWAFDVFAWTSASFRKVYRRLLEDCWRKAASQDDWSKLHDSYIVEGWSDEETLQNLKSTILFQASSRCYGPGAATFEEGFDQVLPLRQENMETPGDTSSSVEAILMQHKDFPVAGKLMLMAIMLGCEEGGDTTYEEGPSPME, encoded by the exons ATGTTTTCCTCAGCACccaaaaaaaagaacaccaatgCTACTCCACTCCGAGATCACGGTGGTGGTGCTGCCGCCGCCGCCGCCAACCTCTTCCATTCTCCGGCAACACCTCAGTCTCGACAAAGAAGCTCCTTCATCTTCAACGAAAACGCCGTCCCTAACCGCCCTTCTACCGGCACTCCCGCTCCCTGGGCTCCTCGTTTATCCGTCCTCGCCAG ggTTCCTCAAGTTGATAGAAGTGGAAAAGGTGATGACACAGATCCAATTAAGCCGGTTTTCGTTGCGGAGTTTCCTCAATTGGTTCGCGATGAGCAAGCTACCTTGCTTCACAAACGAGTTTCTG TTGAAGGTTTAGGGTCTGGTGGGATCGACAAAGACACATCCCTTGCTTGGATTACTTGTGGGAATAGGGTCTTCATTTGGAGTTACTTGTCGCCGGCATCGGGGATGAGATGTGTTGTTCTTGAGATTCCCTCGAAAGTTTTGGAGGACAGCGACACTGGCAAAAGTGATGCTGGGAGCTGGTTGCTTTGTGTTGTTAATTGTGATGACACGTCTAAGGGGATGAATAAAGTTCCTAAGCATTGCAGTTCTGCTGCTGTTATTATGTGTAATTGGAAAACTCGGGCTGTTATTTACTGGCCTGATATATATTCTGAATCACACAAGCCAGTCATTAGCGTTGCATCATCTGATGAGTTGGAGACTGTTTTGACTCCTGATAGGAGAAGTTCCTTTGGCAAGCAGCGGCGACAAAGTAAGGTGGGTGGTAGCTTGAATGGATTGCACACTTTCAACTCTTTGATTGCTTCTGTGGTTCCTGGTTGTAAGTTTGTGTGTGTTGCTCTTGCATGTAGCTCAAATGGTGAGCTTTGGCAGTTTCACTGTGGTCCAGATGGCATTCGTCGAAGGAAAGTATATGAAAATGTTACGCGTTCACCTCAGCATGGAGGTGAATCAGGTCAAAATGTGAGCAACAAATGGTATCCAAGGTCATTGACGTGGCGTTTTCCACATCATTCTCCTAAGGAATCAAATCGGCAATTCTTCCTATTGACAGACCATGAGATACAGTGTTTTAAGGTAGAACTCAGTTCTGATATGCATGTTTCAAAGCTTTGGTCCCAGGAAATTGTTGGAACAGATGCTGAAGTTGGCATTAAGAAAGATCTTGCTGGTCAAAAGAAAATCTGGCCTCTTGATGTGCAGGTGGATGATCATGGAAAAGTGATCACCATTCTTGTTGTAACCTTATGTAATGATCGGATTAGCAGTTCAAGCTACATGCAGTATTCTATTCTAACCCTGCAATATAAATCTGGGTTGGATTCTGAGACTACAAATGACAGGATTTTGGAGAAAAAGTCCCCAATGGAGGTGATAATCCCAAAAGCTAGATATGAAGATGAAGATTTCTTGTTTTCCATGAGGCTTAGAGTTGGAGGCAAGCCTTCGGGGTCTACGGTCGTAATATCTGGGGATGGAACAGCAACAGTTTCCCATTATCATAGAAACTTAACTCGCCTCTACAAATTTGATTTACCCTATGATGCTGGAAAGGTACTAGATGCCTCAGTTCTTCCTTCTGCAGATGATTATGAAGAAGGTGCCTGGGTTGTATTAACAGAGAAAGCAGGAATATGGGCAATACCAGAGAAGGCTGTCATACTTGGTGGAGTAGAACCACCTGAGCGGAGTCTATCACGGAAAGGAAGTTCAAATGAAAGATCTGCCCAAGAAGAGATAAGAAATCTTACAGTTGCAGGTAATTTTGCTCCCAGAAGGGCTAGCTCTGAAGCATGGGGTACTGGAGACAGACAGAGGGCTGTTTTAAGTGGGGTTGCACGTCGAACTGCACAAGATGAAGAATCAGAAGCTTTACTAAATCTTCTTTTCAATGATTTTTTATCATCTGGGCAGGTTGACAGGGCACTTGAAAAGCTGGAAACTTCTGGTTCATTTCaaagggatggagaaacaaatgTTTTTGTGCGGACTAGCAAATCAATCATTGACACCTTAGCTAAACACTGGACAACAACCAGAGGAGCTGAGATTTTGGCTATGGCAGTTGTTTCCACCCAACTCTTGGAAAAGCAGCAGAAACATCAaaagttccttcagtttcttgcaTTATCCAAGTGCCATGAGGAGCTGTGTTCTAGACAGA GACACGCATTGCaaattatattggaacatggtgaAAAGCTATCTGCAATGATTCAGCTTAGGGAACTGCAAAATATGATTAGCCAGAATCGTTCAGCTAGTGTTAACTCCTTGGGTTCTAGTTCGGATATACAGATGTCAGGTGCTCTTTGGGACCTGATACAATTGGTTGGTGAGAGAGCTCGGCGTAATACTGTCCTTCTGATGGATAGAGATAATGCTGAAGTATTCTACAGTAAGGTTTCAGATCTTGAAGATTTCTTTTACTGCTTAGATGCAGAAATAGAATATGTTATAAGACCAGAACACCCGTTTGAAATCCAGTTTCAGAGGGCATGTGAACTCTCAAATGCATGTGTTACCATAATTACGACATGCTTAAACTATAAGAATGAGAATCATCTATGGTATCCACCTCCTGAAGGTTTAACACCTTGGTATTGTCAACCTGTTGTACGTAAGGGTATTTGGAGTGGTGCTTCTGTTCTGCTTCGGTTGTTAAGTGAAATATCTGGACTTGATAAATCATCAAAATTAGATTTGTATAGTCATTTAGAAGCTCTAGCTGAAGTGCTACTTGAGGCATATTCAGGTGCTGTTACAGCTAAAATTGAGTGTGGAGAAGAACATAAAGGTCTATTAAATGAATATTGGGAGAGGCGGGATGCACTTCTTGAATCTCTTTATCAACAGGTTAAAGAATTTGAGGCTACCTATAAG GATTCAATTGAAGGATCCGAAGGGATGACTGGAGATGCAATTTTGAAGATTATGTCACATCTGCTATCAATTGCTAAACGTCATGGATGCTACAAAGTTATGTGGACAATATGCTGTGATGTAAATGATTCAGAATTGCTGAGAAATATTATG CATGAGAGCTTGGGTCCTGATGGGGGTTTTAGTTACTATGTCTTTAAGAAACTTCATGAAAGCAGACAATTCTCTGAGCTCTTGAGGCTTGGTGAAGAATTTCCAGAGGAACTGTCTGTTTTCTTAAAAGAGCATTCAGATCTTCTTTGGCTTCATGATTTGTTCCTTCATCAATATTCGTCTGCTTCAGAAACACTTCATGAATTGGCTCTAGCACAAAATGTTCAATCTACCTCAGTTGCTGAAGAAGGAGAACAAGAGTATTTGAAGTTGAATCTAAAACTAAGTGACAGAAAGAATCTTTTATATCTCTCAAAGATAGCTGCCTTTGCAG CTGGTAGAGATGCTGGTACTCAAGTGAAGGTGGACCGCATTGAGGCTGATTTGAAGATCCTAAAATTACAG GAGCAAGTAATGGAAGGATTCCGTTCGATTAAAGATAATCAACTTGTTGAACACCAGCTGCATCATCCAGAAGACTTGATTAAGTTGTGCCTGGAAGGCGAAGGGCGAGAATTCTCGCTGTGGGCCTTTGATGTGTTTGCATGGACCAGTGCCTCATTTCGCAAGGTATACAGAAGGCTTTTGGAAGATTGCTGGAGAAAAGCTGCTAGTCAAGATGATTGGAGTAAACTCCATGATTCATACATAGTTGAAGGATGGAGTGATGAGGAAACCCTGCAGAACTTGAAGAGTACCATACTGTTCCAGGCTTCAAGCAGGTGTTATGGACCTGGAGCTGCAACTTTCGAAGAAGGGTTCGACCAAGTATTGCCCTTGAGACAAGAAAATATGGAGACTCCTGGGGATACAAGTTCTTCAGTTGAAGCAATATTGATGCAACACAAGGATTTCCCCGTTGCAGGCAAGCTTATGCTAATGGCAATCATGTTGGGTTGTGAGGAAGGTGGTGATACCACATACGAAGAAGGGCCTTCCCCTATGGAATAG
- the LOC107609585 gene encoding uncharacterized protein LOC107609585, with product MNKGQSPEPLDFFIWTVEDVGLWLETINLGSYRQTFKEHGVNGEYLEGMSMFTTEQILRFIRRCHMRWGDFITLCKELRRIKVACLKGEQKVRRPWWAPACLSTVFLKVAKSNRQSRVVSLKLEP from the exons ATGAACAAGGGACAGTCACCGGAGCCTCTAGATTTCTTCATCTGGACTGTTGAG GATGTTGGCTTGTGGCTGGAGACTATAAATCTTGGCAGTTACCGCCAAACTTTTAAAGAACATGGTGTTAATGGCGAATACTTGGAAGGAATGTCTATGTTCACAACTGAGCAGATCCTTCGTTTCATAAGACGCTGCCACATGAGGTGGGGAGACTTCATTACATTGTGCAAGGAATTGAGACGGATTAAAG TGGCTTGTCTGAAAGGGGAGCAAAAGGTGCGGCGGCCGTGGTGGGCACCGGCATGCCTATCCACAGTGTTCTTAAAAGTTGCAAAATCCAACAGACAATCAAGAGTGGTTTCTTTGAAGCTGGAGCCATAG